In the genome of Myxococcus stipitatus, one region contains:
- the egtB gene encoding ergothioneine biosynthesis protein EgtB: MSWTAGSSTTRTTGAPEAPGAWKARAWAELEAARTRVLGMLAGLPEQVLRNQHSPLMSPLIWDVAHIANYEEQWLLRALGAPALTDPAFDTLYDAFRHPRSIRSTLPLLPPEAAFAYAARVREAVREHLMTRVPEDSFEPLLVEGFVFGMVAQHEQQHAETLAATLQLMTEVEYRIPAARRLPLAGRVSREPVFIPGGPVRLGTDAPWAYDNEQPSHVRDVAPFLMDAHPVTNGDYRAFVESGGYEDPRWWHPKGWDFVRAERLAHPQFWLPQEAGRWLRRRFGHIEPLPADEPVQHVCWYEADAYARWAGKRLPTEAEWEKAARGSDGVRREHPWGHAVPTPARANLGGDAWRPAPVGSHPEGVSQDGVWGLLGDVWEWTSSDFQPYAGFRAYPYREYSEVFFGDEYKVLRGGAWASAPVAVRNGFRNWDYPIRRQIFAGFRCASAV, from the coding sequence ATGTCCTGGACCGCGGGCAGCTCGACGACTCGAACGACAGGGGCCCCTGAAGCCCCGGGGGCGTGGAAGGCCCGCGCCTGGGCGGAGCTGGAGGCGGCGCGGACGCGTGTGCTGGGCATGCTCGCGGGGCTGCCGGAGCAGGTGCTGCGCAACCAGCACTCGCCCTTGATGTCGCCGCTCATCTGGGACGTCGCGCACATCGCCAACTACGAGGAGCAGTGGCTGCTGCGGGCGCTGGGCGCCCCGGCGCTGACGGACCCGGCCTTCGACACCCTCTACGACGCCTTCCGCCACCCTCGGAGCATCCGCTCCACGCTCCCGCTGCTGCCTCCCGAGGCCGCGTTCGCCTATGCCGCGCGCGTGCGGGAGGCCGTGCGCGAGCACCTGATGACCCGCGTCCCCGAGGACAGCTTCGAGCCCCTGCTCGTGGAGGGCTTCGTCTTCGGCATGGTGGCGCAGCACGAGCAGCAGCATGCGGAGACCCTCGCGGCCACGCTCCAGCTGATGACGGAGGTGGAGTACCGCATCCCTGCCGCGCGGCGGCTTCCACTCGCGGGGCGGGTGTCTCGCGAGCCGGTGTTCATCCCCGGCGGCCCGGTGCGTCTGGGCACGGACGCGCCCTGGGCCTACGACAACGAGCAGCCTTCCCACGTGCGCGACGTGGCGCCCTTCCTGATGGACGCGCACCCCGTCACCAACGGCGACTACCGGGCCTTCGTCGAGTCCGGAGGCTATGAGGACCCGCGCTGGTGGCATCCCAAGGGCTGGGACTTCGTGCGCGCGGAGCGGCTCGCGCATCCCCAGTTCTGGCTGCCGCAGGAGGCGGGCCGCTGGCTGCGCAGGCGCTTCGGACACATCGAGCCCCTGCCCGCCGACGAGCCCGTGCAGCACGTGTGCTGGTACGAAGCGGATGCGTACGCGCGGTGGGCCGGCAAGCGCCTGCCCACGGAGGCCGAGTGGGAGAAGGCCGCGCGCGGCTCCGACGGAGTCCGTCGCGAGCACCCGTGGGGACACGCGGTGCCCACGCCCGCGCGCGCGAACCTGGGGGGCGACGCGTGGAGGCCCGCGCCCGTGGGCAGTCATCCGGAAGGCGTCAGCCAGGACGGTGTCTGGGGACTGCTGGGGGATGTCTGGGAATGGACCTCCAGCGACTTCCAGCCCTACGCGGGGTTCCGCGCATATCCGTATCGCGAGTACTCCGAGGTGTTCTTCGGCGACGAATACAAGGTTCTTCGAGGAGGAGCATGGGCCAGCGCGCCGGTGGCGGTGCGCAATGGCTTTCGCAATTGGGATTACCCCATCCGCCGGCAGATTTTCGCCGGCTTCCGTTGTGCGTCCGCGGTGTGA
- the egtD gene encoding L-histidine N(alpha)-methyltransferase, which produces MDSMVLPVVVTTPEEGTRAPPGVKVDVFVRPGDARRALRQEVIDGLCGMPKELSPRWLYDERGSQLFDDITRLPEYYPTRREREILLAHAGDVARLSGATTLIELGSGTSEKTRLLLDAMEEAGQLSRFVPFDVSEAFLRRAAASLAREYPGITVHAVVGDFEHHLGQLPRGGRRLVAFLGGTIGNLKPAERARFLRELSEGLLPGDGLLLGTDLIKDRQRLFAAYNDSAGVTAEFNRNVLTVLNRELGADFDPMGFEHYAPFDEHNAWVEMRLVSRRAQTVWLSALKRRVDFAEGEVLRTEVSCKFEQARVESELDAAGLDLAAWWTDGAGDFALSLALKRG; this is translated from the coding sequence ATGGATTCAATGGTGCTGCCGGTGGTGGTGACGACGCCCGAGGAGGGCACGCGAGCCCCCCCGGGGGTGAAGGTGGACGTCTTCGTGAGGCCCGGCGACGCGAGGCGCGCGCTGCGGCAGGAGGTCATCGACGGCCTGTGCGGCATGCCCAAGGAGCTCTCTCCCCGGTGGCTCTACGACGAGCGCGGCAGCCAGCTCTTCGACGACATCACGCGCCTGCCGGAGTACTACCCCACGCGTCGCGAGCGGGAAATCCTGCTGGCCCACGCGGGTGACGTGGCGCGGCTCAGCGGCGCCACCACGCTCATCGAACTGGGCAGCGGCACCAGCGAGAAGACCCGTCTGTTGTTGGACGCGATGGAGGAGGCGGGGCAGCTGTCGCGCTTCGTGCCCTTCGACGTGAGCGAGGCCTTCCTGCGCCGCGCGGCGGCGTCACTCGCCCGCGAGTACCCGGGCATCACCGTGCACGCGGTGGTGGGCGACTTCGAGCACCACCTGGGCCAGCTGCCTCGAGGCGGACGGCGGCTGGTGGCCTTCCTGGGCGGCACCATCGGCAACCTCAAGCCGGCGGAGCGCGCGCGCTTCCTTCGTGAGCTGTCGGAGGGGCTGTTGCCCGGGGACGGGCTGCTGCTCGGCACGGACCTCATCAAGGACCGGCAGCGGCTGTTCGCGGCCTACAACGACAGCGCGGGCGTCACGGCGGAGTTCAACCGCAACGTGCTCACCGTGCTCAACCGCGAGCTGGGCGCGGACTTCGACCCGATGGGCTTCGAGCACTACGCGCCCTTCGACGAGCACAACGCCTGGGTGGAGATGCGGCTGGTCTCCCGGCGGGCGCAGACGGTGTGGCTGTCCGCGCTCAAGCGCCGGGTGGACTTCGCCGAAGGGGAGGTGCTGCGCACCGAGGTCAGCTGCAAGTTCGAGCAGGCCCGCGTCGAGTCGGAGCTGGACGCGGCGGGCCTGGACCTGGCGGCGTGGTGGACGGACGGAGCCGGAGACTTCGCCCTGTCCCTCGCGCTCAAGCGCGGCTGA